The Bufo gargarizans isolate SCDJY-AF-19 unplaced genomic scaffold, ASM1485885v1 original_scaffold_2076_pilon, whole genome shotgun sequence genome contains the following window.
TGACGGGGTCGGTTATACCGTACAGGAGGGTGACAGGGTCGGTTATACCGTACAGGAGGGTGACGGGGTCGGTTATACCGTACAGGAGGGTGACGGGGTCGGTATTGCCATACAGGAGGGTGACGGGGTCGGTATTGCCATACAGAAGGGTGACGGGTCGGTTATACCGTACAGGAGGGTGACAGGGTCGGTTATACCGTACAGGAGGGTGACGGGGTCGGTATTGCCATACAGGAGGGTGACGGGGTCGGTTTTGCCATACAGAACGGTGACGGGGTCGGTTATACCGTACAGGAGGGTGACGGGGTCGGTTATACCGTACAGGAGGGTGACGGGGTCGGTTATACCGTACAGGAGGGTGACGGGGTCGGTTATACCGTACAGGAGGGTGACGGGGTCGGTTATACCGTACAGGAGGGTGACCGGGTCGGTTATACCGTACAGGAGGGTGACAGGGTCGGTTATACCGTACAGGAGGGTGACGGAGTCGGTTATACCGTACAGGAGGGTGACGGGGTCGGTTATACCGTACAGGAGGGTGACGGGGTCGGTTATACCGTACAGGAGGGTGACGGGGTCGGTTATACCGTACAGGAGGGTGACGGGGTCGGTTATACCGTACAGGAGGGTGACTAGGTTGGTATTACTGTACAGGAGGGTGACGGGGCCGGGATCTCTGTACTGTACAATGATGCAGTGATTCATGCGTGTTTTGATCGTCCTGTCTCTTCCTCATTCCTCTCATGTCCGTACATGTTGTCTGGTTTTCCCACACGTGAGGTGAGGATGAGAACATGGAGCAGGCGTGTCCTGCCACTCAGTCtgttgtgtgtgtatacagtgtggcGGACGTATGCTGTCCCCTGAATAAACCACAAGAACGGGCGTCGTACGGCACCATAAATCTCACCCGTCATCTCAGCGCCGCAGACACGTCTTCTCTCCTGACCGGTGGCCTCTTCTCTCCAGGTGCTGAGATGGTGACAGAAGAAGGGGGCGACTGGCTGCTCGCTGTCCTGCGGGAGGTCCAGCTGGAGCAATTCCACTCCAAAATCCAGGATGAACTCAACATCACGCGACCGGGACACTTCGACTTTGTCAAACCATTTGACTTGGATCAGATCGGAATGGGAAGACCAGGTAGGATTCTTAGAACATGATGGGGGATGTAGTGCTTTATGGGTCTATGGAAGAATATTATTCATGATGAGCTTGCATCCTCTGACATGATGGGGATGTAGTACTTTGTGAGTATGAGACCTTTTTACTCATGGTAGATGTAGGATTCATGATAGGGGATGTAGTGTTGATATCAGAGGGAGTGTATCCCATGATGGACTGAAATATCGGGTTCATTATGCGGTAAGTAGTACTTAGTGCATATGAGCAGTTATCAGATACACAATACATGATGGGGGATGTAATGGTCTGCCGTCCTCACCGCTTTGGTCTGATAGGAAAGTGACTTGTCCTCCGTCCTTTACATAAGACTCCTGGTCTCGTTGTCTTATTACGGCTTCACTTCTGCCGTGTCTGAAACTTTCGTGTTGCGTGTTGTGAGTCATAGGACGGGATCTCTTATTTCATATGGAATGATGAGTGGAGATATGTCATTCCTGGAGCAGCTCAGGAGAGGGAAGTTGTTAACATTCTGCACATTCATTGTGATCCTAAACATCTCCTGGCCATCAGGTCCCATACTACATTTTCATCTCAGACCCCTCATAGATGCAACATCTCCTGTCCACCAGGTCACATACTACATTTTCATCTCGGACCCCTCATAGATGCAACATCTCCTGTCCACCAGGTCACATACTACATTTTCATCTCAGACCCCTCATAGATGCATCATCTCCTGTCCGACAGGTCCCATACTACATCTTCATCTAAGACCTCTCATAGATGCATCATCTCCTGTCCACCAGGTCCTATACTACATCTTCATCTCAGACCCCTCATAGATGCATCATCTATTGTCCACCAGGTCCCATACTACATCTTCATCTCAGACCTCTCCTAGATGCATCATCTCCTGTCCACCAGGTCCTATACTACATCTTCATATCAGACCCCTCTCAGATAGATCATCTCCTGTCCACCAGGTCCCATACTACATCTTCATCTCAGACCCCTCATAGATGCATCATCTCCTGTCCGCCAGGCCCTATACTACATCTTCATCTCAGACCTCTCATAGATGCATCATCTTCTGTCCACCAGGTCCTATACTACATCTTCATCTCAGACCCCTCATAGATGCATCATCTATTGTCCACCAGGTCCCATACTACATCTTCATCTCAGACCCCTCATAGATGCATCATCTCCTGTCCACCAGGTCCCATACTACATCTTCATCTCAGACCCCTCATAGATGCATCATCTCCTGTCCACCAGGTCCCATACTACATCTTCATCTCAGACCCCTCATAGATGCATCATCTCCTGTCCGCCAGGCCCTATACTACATCTTCATCTCAGACCTCTCATAGATGCATCATCTTCTGTCCGCCAGGCCCTATACTACATCATCATCTCCTGTCCACTAGCTCCTATATTACATCATGCAATGATTTGTAAATCCCATCGACCCATTTATTCAAAGTAGATTACAGAACATAGATATCATAATATCAGAACATAACAGATGACAGAACATAACATCAGATGATGGAGgggagacattttaccattttatggaaaaaaaataataataatttagaacttgatggcagcaacgcaGCTCAAAAACGTTGGGCCATGTTATCCATTGTGTAGCCTCCTCTCTGGACATGGCAGTGTCTCCCATTGTGTAGTCACCCCTCGGGACAGCTTCATGTCTTCCATCATGTAGCCTCCACTCTTAACAGTTTGTAAAGGTCTGGGAAGTGAGGAGGCCAGTTGCTGGAGTTATGTGAGAGCAATgctgtcccattcttgtctgatgtCAGATTCCAGCTGCCCCACAGTCCAGGGTTGTCTTTACCAGATTTTTTGCTTCATAATGCACCAAATGTTTTCTGTTGGTGAGAGGTTTGGCCATTTCAGCACCCGGACTCTGaagccatgctgttgtgatgAATGCAAGATGTGGTTTAGCAGTGTCTTGCTGAAATGTACAaggccttccctgaaagagacgTCTGgatggagcatatgttgttcttgaACCTCCATATACTGCTCAGCACTGATAGTGTCTCTCCAGATGTGTAAGCTGCCCACATCATAGTCACTAATACACCCCCAATACCATCAGGGGTGCTGATAACAAGATGGATGGTCCCTCTTATCTTGAGTCCGCAGAACACGGCACCTGTGTTTTCCAAAATGTTTTTGgggaacagttttccattttacCCCAGTCCATTTTAAATCACCAGGTCCAATACTATATCTTCAACCCAGACCCCTCATAGGTTCATCATCTCCTGTTCACCAGGTCTCATactacatcatcatctactgtCAACCAAGTCCTATATGACATCATCATCTATGTCCCACAAGCCATATACTACATTAACATCTCTTGTCCACCAGGTCATATTATAAACCATCATCTCCTGTATCCCAGGTCCTATACTACATCAGTATTTCCTGTCCACCAGGTGTTATTCTACATCATCATATCCTATCCACCAGATCTTATTCTACGTCATTGTCTCCTGTCCACCAAGTCCTATATTACATGATCCTCACCTATCCACCATGTCCTATACTACATCATCATCTCCTGTTCAGCAAGTCCTTTACCTACATCATTCTTTCCTTTTCACCAGGTCTCTTTCTACATCATCCTCACTTGTCCACCAGGTCTTATTCTACATCATTAGCTGGTCCTTAAAATGTTTTACAATTAGGTAAATCCAACCTCAGATGAACAAAAACACATAGCAGATTTCACCTTGTCAAAAATGAAGTCAAAATGGAAAAGTGTGTGGAAAAACTAAGTTCACCCCATGAATCAGTAGCTTGCTGAGCAGCAATAACTTGAAGTCCTGGTTTTCTGGATGACTTTTTCAGTTTCTCACATGGTTCTGGAGGAATTTTAACCCACTCTCCTTTACCACATTCTTCATGTCATTGAGGTTTGTGGGCATTCATTTATGCACAGCTCTCTTGGCTGTTGGATAGATGTCCTCGCATTTGACACTAGAATAATTTGGTATACAGACTGCAAGATTGTGGCTGAAAAACAAGCCCAAATCATTCCCCTCCACCCCATGCTGAACAGCAAGTATGAGGGGTTTCTGCTGATATGCAGTGTTTGGTTTTCACCAGATTTGTTGCTGTACATTATGGCCAATATGTTCATCTCCATTTTgttctcatctgtccaaagaagaTTGTCCCAGAAGTCTTGTGGTTTGTTCAGACTTTGCAGTCAGTCTAGACCCATCATCCACCATCTCCAGTCTAGACCCATCATCCACTGTCTCCAATCAGTCTAGACCCATCATTCACCATCTCCAGTCAGTCTAGACCCATCATCCACCATCGCCAGTCTAGACCCATCATCCACTGTCTCCAGTCAGTCTAGACCCATCATCCACCATCTCCAGTCAGTCTAGACCCATCATCCACTGTCTCCAGTCAGTCTAGATCCATTATCCACCATCTCTAGTCaatctagaccaggggtgcacaacgtttcttGGTTgagggccacattgccagacttaaCTAATGACGCGGgccgaaataaaaatttaaatgtgtattaacaactgaaatattgtacttatggcatattgaacacacattatataccattaatgtctagttaaacttccaggactcccatctaatgggagaaatacatgaaaaatacatgtgagcagccacaagccataggcatacatgtctgttaccagatggttgggggccacacagaatggtatcaagggccgcatgtggcccccgggccgcaggttgtgcacctctGATCTAGACCCATCATCCACCATCTACTGTCTTTTAAGCCCTCTGTAGATTCTTGGTCTGGGTCTGGCATCTCTTCATCATTCCCTCAGGTTGGTAGGATTGTTATTTCTTCATCATATTTACCTCTGACAATTTTCAAATTTCAGCACAGAGAAGACTCTTTGAAGCACTGAAGCGAAGGAAGCCTCCAGTGCGCCCAAAATCGTGGATGTACAAGGTAAGAGCCCCTGATATAACAAGAATGACTCCAGGCAGTAGAGTAGAAGGTCTCCAGATGACCATTTTTCCAGATATGATAGAGATTTCTGGGACAGACAAATCTGGAACTGGGCAAATAATTCACTAGTGTATATGAACAAGCTGAGGACCGAGGCTGAGGACCTCATCTctgctagaaaaaaaaattcttcaacTTATCTGTAGGTCTCTATCTACCtaaatgatgggatttgtagtaggGACAATGACCTTTACCCTACCATCACCCCTTCTTCAGGTGTAAATGGAAGCTCCCCttatttttggatgcttgtgtcCTTGTGTCTATGGTGGTAAATCCATCACACCACACTTTATTAGAATCTGATATTTTATATTGGTTGTTAGTTGTCCCTTTACATTTGGGGCTTCAACATTGTGGCTACAGCTGTTCTATAAGGGGAGCTCCATCTAAATGTAGTAGAGTCCCATGGCACAGGAAGAATGTAGGCGGAGTTCCCTTTGAAGAGTAAGTTGGCTGCTTTGAGTGACCCCTGTGAGGACAGGTGGTTGTTGTCTCAGCTGCAGGTGATCTTTGTATCGCACTCTCTGGCATCCACAGCACAGTTCACACAAGTGACTCACCGGCAGTGGGTGCGCCCATGGGTGAAGTCAATTCACTGCCGGCTGTTTACTCACTATTAGCAAGATGATAATTAGCTAAAGCTTATCAATAAGATTCACGTTGACTGGCAGGCGAGGAGGAGTCAGTAAAGGCTTCCGCTCTGGAAAGGGATGGCCAGCCTCATCTTTGAGAAAGTTTCCATGAGAGCTTTCTATTAAGACTTTTCAGGAGAACTTTCTATGAGAACTCTCTATTAGAACGTTTAATAGGAGATTTTCATTCGAACTTCGTGAGAACTTCAGGACTCTCCATGAGTATTTTCTAGTAGACCTTTCCATGAGAACATTACATCCTAATGGCTCCACCCAGAGTTAGCCATTTCCTTTGAGACTCGTATAACTGGGTCCTAGGCATCCTCCACTTGATGGTTCTCTGGGTCATCAGAAGACACTGGGTGGAGTTACACTTTAGTGCTGTACATTacactgatgtcagcagtgggTGCAGAGCTCTGAAATCCTTCTATAGTGTAAACTTTATCTGTTGGTTCTCACTTAcctcttatttttccttcccagATGTTCTCCACAAGAAGCCCTGACAGCCCAGATTCTGCCCCATTCCCGGATTCTGTCATCTCGCCATCGTCTTCCTCCCCCAAGGGGGATCCAGACTGCTCCCTGAAATGCTTGATCAACGAGCGGGACCTAAGCCTGTTTGAGCGCTTGGGGGATGGATGTTTTGGCGTGGTCAGAAGAGGAGAGTGGAGGATACCAGGCGGAAGAGTGGTACGTGACTTTTGTGCTGGCACCTGGAGGATCATGGGATAGATTTGGGTGGATCCTTTCATATAATGACACAGTATATCTCCACAGGTGAATGTCGCAGTAAAGTCCCTCCGGTCAGATGCTGGCTCAGACCCCGACGCGCTGCTCGATTTCCTGCAGGAGGTGAATTCCATGTACGCCTTGGATCACCCGCACCTCATACGCCTGTATGGTGTGGTCCTGGCGCAGCCGCTGAAGATGGTGAGTAACCGCCTTGCTATCCTGAGGTTGGGACAGGGGGTCAGTCAGTAGAGGACTATGTCATCTGGTGGTTTCTGTGGTTACAGGTGACGGAGCTGGCACCTCTGGGATCCCTCCATGACACCCTGCGCTCACGTTACGGCACCTTCCCTCTGCCGCTCTTGTGGTCGTACGCCCTGCAGATCGCCTCAGGCATGAGCTACCTGGAATCCCGCAAGTTCATCCACCGGGACCTGGCAGCACGAAACATCCTGATGAGCAGTGAGGAGGTGGTGAAGATTGGCGACTTCGGGCTGATGAGGGCGCTGAACGGGCACAGCGACCATTACATTATGTCTGCTCACCGCAAGATTCCCTTCGCATGGTGAGACCCCGTATGATGCAGTGCAAGGGGGGCAAGGCACGAAGTTCTACGAGCACACACGTGACTCTTACATTATCTTCTAGGTGTTCCCCAGAAAGTCTGAAGATCGGCACCTTCTCTCACCCGTCCGATGTCTGGATGTTTGGGGTGACCCTGTGGGAGATGTTCACCTATGGCCAGGAGCCTTGGCTGGGATTAAGCGGACGACAGGTACCCCACAAGTCCTACACctggggggtgattaccctgggGTCCTCTATATGATGGTTTCTATAAGCTTCCTCGTCTCTCACCAGATCCTAAACAAAATTGACCGTGAGGGCGAGCGGCTGGAGCGGCCGGATGATTGCCCACAGGGCCTGTACTCCATCATGATGAGGTGCTGGGCCCACAAACCAGAGCATCGCCCCAACTTCAGCAACCTGATGGCCCTGATCCAGGAGGTAAGCAGCACCCCAATACTGCATCCTGAGAAAACTGTTTCTCTTCTGTACCCCCTCTTCTCTTTGGTACCCCGTCTTGTCTTCAGCACCCCCTCTTCTCTTCGGTACCCCCTCTTCTCTTCGGTACCCCCTCTTCTCTTCGGTACCCCCTCTTCTCTTCGGTACCCCCTCTTCTCTTCGGTACCCCCTCTTCTCTTCGGTACCCCCTCTTCTCTTCTGTACCCCCTTTTCTCTTCAGCACCCCCtcttctcctcagtgccccctcttGTCTTTGGGACCCCTCTTCTCTTCGGTACCCCCTCTTCTCTTCAGTACCCCCTCTTCTCTTCAGTACCCCTTCTTCTCTTCTGTACCCCCTCTTCTCTTCAGCACCCTCTTTTCTGTTCCTGCACCCCCAGTCTTTACACTTGGTCTGACCGGCATGTTTTGGCAGGCGCGGCCAGTTGAGGTTCGGGTGCTGCAGGATGTGATGGATGCCAATTTGCTGCGTCTGGACGCTGGGGACGTGGTCACCCTCATTGATGTCGGGTAGGTTCTCCTGGTATAGGGACTGGAGTGAAGATTTGGGGTTCCCTTCATCTTTTCACCCCATCATTCACTTTCCTCCTTATTTTGGTTCTTAGGTCAGACTTGCAGATGTGGAGGGGGCAGAACCGCCGAACCCTGAAAGTGGGACAGTTCCCATCTTCACTGGTCAGCCCGGAGGACATGGCTCAGGCGCGGAGCTGTGTACAGATGACGAGCGGCCTGGGGAAGCTGTCCCTGGGAGATGCTGAAGCTGAGAGCGAGTGAGTAGACAGAGGAGGCTCTGCCCCGTGTGCTGCGGTAGTCAGGAGGCAGTGCCAGTAGCTTGAGCTCACTGCTGCCGAGTGGTATTTTTCCTCATGTATTCAGATGTAGAATGTACCGGCCGgtttgccgtgtgcatgaggcttgtaGTTAGAGTGGTTCATCGGGTGACTTTCATTTCCGTCATAGCTGGCTCTAGGATGTAGTCAGGAGGCTCTGCCCAGTATATAGCTGGCTCTAGGATGTAGTCAGAAGGCTCTGCCCAGTATATAGCTGGCTCTAGGATGTAGTCAGGAGGCTCTGCCCAGTATATAGCCGGCTCTAGGATGTAGTCAGGAGGCTCTGCCCAGTATAGAGCTGGCTCTAGGATGTAGTCAGAAGGCTCTGCCCAGTATATAGCTGGCTCTAGGATGTAGTCAGGAGGCTCTGCCCAGTATAGAGCCGGCTCTAGGATGTAGTCAGGAGGCTCTGCCCAGTATATAGCCGGCTCTAGGATGTAGTCAGAAGGCTCTGCCCAGTATATAGCTGGCTCTAGGATGTAGTCAGGAGGCTCTGCCCAGTATATAGCCAGCTCAAGGATGTAGTCAGGAGGCTCTGTCCAGTATATAGCCGGCTCTAGGATGTAGTCTGGAGGCTTTGCCCAGTATATGGCCGGCTCTAGGATGTAGTCAGGAGGCTCTGCCCAGTATATAGGTGGCTCTAGGATGTATTCAGGAGGCTCTGCCCAGTATATAGGTGGCTCTAGGATGTAGTTAGGAGGCTCTGCCCAGTATATAGCCGGCTCTAGGATGTAGTCAGGAGGCTCTACCCAGTTTATAGGTGGCTCTAGGATGTATTCAGGAGGCTCTGCCCAGTATATAGCCGGCTCTAGGATGTAGTTAGGAGGCTCTGTCCAGTATATAGCCGGCTCTAGGATGTAGTCTAGAGGCTCTGCCCAGTATATAGCCGGCTCTAGGATCTAGTCAGGAGGCTCTGTCCAGTATATAGCCGGCTCTAGGACGTAGTCTGGAGGCTTTGCCCAGTATATGGCCGGCTCTAGGATGTAGTCAGGAGGCTCTGCCCAGTATATAGGTGGCTCTAGGATGTATTCAGGAGGCTCTGCCCAGTATATAGGTGGCTCTAGGATGTAGTCAGGAGGCTCTGCCCAGTATATATCCGGCTCTAGGATGTAGTCAGGAGGCTATGCCCAGTATATAGCCGGCTCTAGGATGTAGTCAGGAGGCTCTGCCCAGTATATAGCCGGCTCTAGGATGTAGTCAGGAGGCTCTGCCCAGTATATAGCCGGCTCTAGGATGTAGTCAGGAGGCTCTGCCCAGTATATAGCCGGCTCTAGGATGTAGTCTGGAGGCTTTGCCCAGTATATGGCCGGCTCTAGGATGTAGTCAGGAGGCTCTGCCCAGTATATAGGTGGCTCTAGGATGTAGT
Protein-coding sequences here:
- the LOC122923930 gene encoding non-receptor tyrosine-protein kinase TNK1-like isoform X1, whose amino-acid sequence is MRPKDCALSESLRDCALSTAGRDVQPGGDGDTRIWIDRLWSGEKVEGGESAEHGRDHRYKCAEMVTEEGGDWLLAVLREVQLEQFHSKIQDELNITRPGHFDFVKPFDLDQIGMGRPAQRRLFEALKRRKPPVRPKSWMYKMFSTRSPDSPDSAPFPDSVISPSSSSPKGDPDCSLKCLINERDLSLFERLGDGCFGVVRRGEWRIPGGRVVNVAVKSLRSDAGSDPDALLDFLQEVNSMYALDHPHLIRLYGVVLAQPLKMVTELAPLGSLHDTLRSRYGTFPLPLLWSYALQIASGMSYLESRKFIHRDLAARNILMSSEEVVKIGDFGLMRALNGHSDHYIMSAHRKIPFAWCSPESLKIGTFSHPSDVWMFGVTLWEMFTYGQEPWLGLSGRQILNKIDREGERLERPDDCPQGLYSIMMRCWAHKPEHRPNFSNLMALIQEARPVEVRVLQDVMDANLLRLDAGDVVTLIDVGSDLQMWRGQNRRTLKVGQFPSSLVSPEDMAQARSCVQMTSGLGKLSLGDAEAESERRNRGKEAARRGGGAGGGVKLLRMQGLSKSLESLSDFGQQNTRQNRPGPKSRVRDLESSPPREPSPRRMSDLPPRRILANLRPPVLPKPKLPAPKERHLPLPSMDYPSPQMSRTSKEKFSSSPALAPAGDVVHRLPSDGKTASQKGGSAESDLQRKVKEVEERVHGVTTEESRGALRSYGGDVTRAVQSLKVEQLYNVSRHSKEDCRRILEKCQWNLEAASRYVLRRALHPQ
- the LOC122923930 gene encoding non-receptor tyrosine-protein kinase TNK1-like isoform X2: MVTEEGGDWLLAVLREVQLEQFHSKIQDELNITRPGHFDFVKPFDLDQIGMGRPAQRRLFEALKRRKPPVRPKSWMYKMFSTRSPDSPDSAPFPDSVISPSSSSPKGDPDCSLKCLINERDLSLFERLGDGCFGVVRRGEWRIPGGRVVNVAVKSLRSDAGSDPDALLDFLQEVNSMYALDHPHLIRLYGVVLAQPLKMVTELAPLGSLHDTLRSRYGTFPLPLLWSYALQIASGMSYLESRKFIHRDLAARNILMSSEEVVKIGDFGLMRALNGHSDHYIMSAHRKIPFAWCSPESLKIGTFSHPSDVWMFGVTLWEMFTYGQEPWLGLSGRQILNKIDREGERLERPDDCPQGLYSIMMRCWAHKPEHRPNFSNLMALIQEARPVEVRVLQDVMDANLLRLDAGDVVTLIDVGSDLQMWRGQNRRTLKVGQFPSSLVSPEDMAQARSCVQMTSGLGKLSLGDAEAESERRNRGKEAARRGGGAGGGVKLLRMQGLSKSLESLSDFGQQNTRQNRPGPKSRVRDLESSPPREPSPRRMSDLPPRRILANLRPPVLPKPKLPAPKERHLPLPSMDYPSPQMSRTSKEKFSSSPALAPAGDVVHRLPSDGKTASQKGGSAESDLQRKVKEVEERVHGVTTEESRGALRSYGGDVTRAVQSLKVEQLYNVSRHSKEDCRRILEKCQWNLEAASRYVLRRALHPQ